ATCTCAATCCCAGTCTGTTGATGCCGGTAGGGGACCGATTTAAGGTTTTGGCCGACTCGATTATCGGGTTAAAAGGAGGGGATGGGGATATTATGAGGGCAAGGGCTTTATACGACTACATCATCGACAATATGAAATACATCAAAGCAGGGACCTATGGCACCGGAGATGCCGTGTATGCCTGCGATGCCTTAACGGGAAATTGTACCGAATTTCATTCCTTATTTATTTCCCTGGCCAGATCGGCTGATATTCCCGCTCGTTTTGCCGTAGGGGCCGGGATTCCTTCAGATCGGGATGATGGAGGGATAGACGGCTATCATTGCTGGGCCGAATTTTACGCGGAAGGGAAGTGGTGGCCTGTAGATATTAGTGAGGCTAATAAATACACGGCGCTAGCTACCTATTATTTTGGGCGTCACCCGGCAAACCGAATTGAATTCACCAGGGGCAGGGATCTGGTTCCCGAACCCGGACCGCAGGGGGGACCGATCAATTTTTTGGCCTATCCGGTAATGGAAATAGGAAATACCCCTGCCTATCCGAAAACTTTCTTTTCATTTCAAAGAAAATCGGAGCAAGGGAGTTAATGGACGCGAATATTACTCTCCGCTAACCGAATCCTTTTTTGTGGGGTGTTCTTCCCCTGATGGATGCTCATCACCCTCTTTGGAAGGATGTTCTTCGCCTTCAGGATGTTCTTCACCCTCTTTGGAAGGATGTTCTTCTCCTTCAGGGTGTTCGCTTGCCTCAGCAGCTGCCTCCGTTTGTTCTGCTTCTTCTTTTTTCTTGGTATCGCGGCAGGAGGTCAATGCACCGGCGGTAAGGAAGGCAAACAGCAGTGCCACCAGACTCAGGGATTTAAATAGCTTTACTCGTTTCATAGTACTAAGGGTTTAAGAGGTTATAGATCAGTAATTATTAATCAGTTTTTAATCCCTTTAAAGATACCAAATTTAAAGGGAAACTTTATTTCGGTATTTTTAGCTATGCTAAGTTTCCAAAATTGACAAAATGAATCGCAGAGTACTCTTGAGTTTGATGGGCGTTGCGCCCCTCGCACTAATATCTTCAAAAATACCTGATGCTGACAACCCTTTAATCGCTGATTTGATAAAGCGATGGAAGCGGTCTAAGGAATACACCTTAGCAGTGCTGGACGCCATGCCTGCAGAATTGCTGGAATTTTCACCCACTGCCGAACAGATGAGTTTTGCCCAGCATTTTTTACATCTGGGCTTTACCAATAATATGTTTCTGGGTATTCTCCTGGATACCGAAACCTATGCGGATTATGAGGCGCTGTTGAAAGCCGGGTTTTGGCTGGAACGTCCTGATCCCATCAACCTGATGCAACCCGATAAGCTGCAACAAAGAGCTGCTGCTACCAATAAGGCCCTGGTAGCGACATATGTCTCGGAAACATTTGACTACGCCATTGCGGGCATAAGCACCTTAACGGATGGGATGCTGGCCAAAGGGGAGCAGCGGGTAAAACCCTGGTATCTGAAAGGCCATAGTAATCTCGACCTTATCCTGCGGGGGGAAGGGCATACCACACATCACAGGGCTCAGGCTATTGTATACCTGAGGATAAAGGGGATTCAGCCCCGGGCTATTCTAAATTTAATACGCTTTAGAACGCTAAAGCGTTAATTAAGTGGCCATTACATTCCGGTTTGAATATTGTAGGAGGTTTCTGTTTTGTTACCCTCGCTATCCCAGTATTCCCAGGTGATTTTGGAAAAACCAAAGGCTACTTCATCTACCAAAGTTCCTTGCGCATCCCCGGCAGAAGACGTGCGTACACTTTTTACCCGCACATTGTTCAGTGTTAATTTATAATACAATCGGCCATTGGCGGTCACCATATCCAGTTCCAGCTCCGGAATCACCTGTCCTTTGGCGCATAATTCCATGAGTTGGGGAGTGGCCTTGTCCACTTTTTTACTGATCATCACATCCTCAAAGTCTGCAGCCCTTCGTTGCCTCCCGGATGCCATATCTATTGCTGCCTTGGCAATGCCCTGACTAAAACTCTCAATATTAATCCAGTCCTTATGAGCTCTTTCTGTGGATTCTCCTTTGATATCCCCGATTTTTAAATACGCGCTTTGTGCAAAAGAGAGGCTAACACAAAACAAGAGCGCTAATGTGGTCAATACAATAGAATTTGTTTTCATGGTATCGATGTTTAAAATTAGTTGGTGAGAATAAGATACAAAAAATGAAAAAAGCAGGAAGCAACTCTAAGTAAGTAGGGTGTGGCTATCTAAAACTTTTAAACAGCTCAACGATATTAGAGGGCAGGTACTGAAATATTCTATTTGACATAATATAAATTATAGAACAAATATCACTAATGTGTAAAACGGCGTATGCTTGCATTTTACATAATTGCAGCTATCGGCCGCAGGACTATATTGGCAGATATGATGTCAAAGCCGTTTTGCGAAAGCAATTAAGTTTACAGAAAAGAATTTTAAGTCTGAGAGATTCTCCGTCAATGAATCCCCCTGCAATTCCTCGCCAGGTGTACCTGTTTCCTGTCGATCTCCTTAATACCTGCCGGGAGTTCCTGCTGCTGTAAACCTTCATAATCATCGGCTTCCTTCCATTGTGCAATGGTCTCGCTAAAAAATTGCGACGCCGCTTTGTCTGCCTCATAGACATACAAATCATAAGCCTCGCCCTGGTCGCCGCCAAAGCGGGTCACTACCTGCCATTTGCCATTTTCCTTATAGGAAGTATTGGTATAATCAGATTGTGGGTAAAACTTGTTGTCTGAGGGTTTTAAGAGCACCCAGATATCCTTTTCGTGATTTTCCGGATAGACCCCCATGGTGAGAATTCGGCAGCTTACAGAATCGCCTTCAACCGGGGAGATCACCTGCACTTTGGTAATCGGGTATTCTACCGCTACCGTGTTCCCTGTATCATAGGTCTCAATAACCGGCAAAAGATTCAAAGAACCATAGCCATAGCCCCCGTAAAACAGCAGTACAATCCCAATGATCCCCATGGTAATCCTGAGGCTGGCATTCTTTTGATTAAAAATGGCCAGCAACAGGCAAATCGTACCGGCAATGACAGATATAATTACACTTGTAAGCATCTTTGCGCAAATTAGAAGTTGTAGATAACCCCTCTAAAATACAAAATTTTCAGATTTTTTACTATTAGGAAAAAATACAACAATACCGGAAGCAGGACTTAAATACCGTAGTTGCTTTGTTCTAAAATAAGCTTTCCTACTCTATCAAAGTGCCCATGCCATCGTAAGTAACCCTGTAGATGGCATCTCCGTAATCATCAGAGATCAGCAGGGAGCCATCCTTTAAAAACAAAAGGTCTACGGGTCGGCCAAATTGCTCCTGACTCTCCTCATCGAGCCAGCCTTCAATAAAGGTGGTGTAGCTCACGGCTTTATTATCCTGCAGCTCCACCATGGAGATCCTGTATCCCGATTTCTTTGAGCGGTTCCAGGAACCGTGTTCCGCGATCAGGGCGACATTGTTGAAATTCTCTGGGAACATGGAGCCCGACTTAAACTTTACGGCCAGGGGTGCCACATGGGCATTAAGCGGCTGAACTGGAGGAACAAAATCAGAACAAGGCCTCAGATCGCCAAATTCAGGGTCTTTGACAGTACCCCCATGGCAGAAGGGATAACCAAAATGCTGTCCTGCCTCGGCTACGCGGTTGAGTTCACATGGCGGGATGTCATCCCCCATCATATCACGGCCGTTA
This DNA window, taken from Muriicola soli, encodes the following:
- a CDS encoding transglutaminase-like domain-containing protein; amino-acid sequence: MSTDEGDLRLQLVRVHTEYLSNLGPRRHFACVDLADVSGDVYDVDFFLEGDPGSMTVTETTLHKLNGKPFYTWKQREDKTWYRKPIENASNDLLGIIEGEDRFEFRYEVTLPEFQQQARIWIPVPQTDRFQQIEVKEIKTPGTHQILEESKYGNSILYMDLRPQQSGEKIELVYDVIRQEKNPYEDDSFVADYLNPSLLMPVGDRFKVLADSIIGLKGGDGDIMRARALYDYIIDNMKYIKAGTYGTGDAVYACDALTGNCTEFHSLFISLARSADIPARFAVGAGIPSDRDDGGIDGYHCWAEFYAEGKWWPVDISEANKYTALATYYFGRHPANRIEFTRGRDLVPEPGPQGGPINFLAYPVMEIGNTPAYPKTFFSFQRKSEQGS
- a CDS encoding DinB family protein, which produces MNRRVLLSLMGVAPLALISSKIPDADNPLIADLIKRWKRSKEYTLAVLDAMPAELLEFSPTAEQMSFAQHFLHLGFTNNMFLGILLDTETYADYEALLKAGFWLERPDPINLMQPDKLQQRAAATNKALVATYVSETFDYAIAGISTLTDGMLAKGEQRVKPWYLKGHSNLDLILRGEGHTTHHRAQAIVYLRIKGIQPRAILNLIRFRTLKR
- a CDS encoding Hcp family type VI secretion system effector; this translates as MKTNSIVLTTLALLFCVSLSFAQSAYLKIGDIKGESTERAHKDWINIESFSQGIAKAAIDMASGRQRRAADFEDVMISKKVDKATPQLMELCAKGQVIPELELDMVTANGRLYYKLTLNNVRVKSVRTSSAGDAQGTLVDEVAFGFSKITWEYWDSEGNKTETSYNIQTGM
- a CDS encoding DUF2892 domain-containing protein, which produces MLTSVIISVIAGTICLLLAIFNQKNASLRITMGIIGIVLLFYGGYGYGSLNLLPVIETYDTGNTVAVEYPITKVQVISPVEGDSVSCRILTMGVYPENHEKDIWVLLKPSDNKFYPQSDYTNTSYKENGKWQVVTRFGGDQGEAYDLYVYEADKAASQFFSETIAQWKEADDYEGLQQQELPAGIKEIDRKQVHLARNCRGIH